The Zingiber officinale cultivar Zhangliang chromosome 2A, Zo_v1.1, whole genome shotgun sequence genomic sequence ccggccggggggtttatagtcgccggttcgactctagagtttaacgttgccgctgacggtcttccgagcgagaTATTTATGGTCGTCgtttcgaccctagagtttaacgtcaccgctcgacggtcttccgagcgggatatttatggtcgccgcttcgaccctagagtttagcGTCGCCACTCgatggtcttccgagcgggatatttatggtcgccgctgtGACCctagaatttaacgtcgccgctcgacggtcttcaggcggggggtttatagtcgccggtccgactctagctCGGCCATAATTTTTCAAAACCTTTTTTATTTCACTTCCTGCGGTCGAAGGAAATAAAAGAGGATAACAAGTATATCAgatattacattggcgcacctttcatccagctcggtatGGCTGGAGGTGGCTTGCATTCCACGGTCGCTCTAGCTTCCACCTGTCTTCGTCCTCGAGGTAATAGGCTCCCGACCGGAGCTTTTCTACAATCTTGAAGGGCCCGACCCAAGGAGCTCCCAGCTTAGTGACATCACCAAccgacttgactttcttccagacgaggtcgccgacctgaaaTGATCTAGGAATTACCCGCCTGTTGaagttttgcttcattctttgTCAGTACGCCATTAACCGGACAACGGCCTTGGCTCGCGTCTCATCCACCAGGTCCAGCTCCAAGAGCCTCCGCTTGGCATTGTTCTCGTCGTAGTGTTCGATCCGATCGGATTCTATCCCGACCTCCACTGGGACGATGGCCTCTccaccatacaccaagtggaatgaGGTCATACTCGTTCCTTCTTTGGTCGTTGTTCGAAGCGCCCACAATACACGGGGCACCTCGTCTACCCAACTCCCGCCGTCGTGGTCGAGCTGAGCTCGAAGAACtcgcaggatctcccgattggcgacttcagcttgcccattgctttggggatacgcgaCGGAGGTGAAAGCCTGTTGGATGTCATACTCCTCGCACCACTCCTTGAGTTGTTGACCCAAGAACTGCCTTCCGTTGTCTGAGATGAGTCGCtgcgggatgccgaaccgacaaatgatgtgcttccagatgaatttttttgaccatctgctcggttattttggccATTGGTTCGACCTTGATCCACttagagaaatagtcgaccgctaCTAGTAAGAACTTCCGCTGTCCGATCaccattggaaatggtcccacaatgtccatgccccattgatcgaacgagcAAGACACTGTGGATGTCTTTAATTCCTCTGCGGGACGATGTGAGAAATTGTGGTACTTTTGGCAGGATAAGCACGTGGCGACTGTGTCCtcctgtaaagttggccaaaagtagccGGCCAAAAGAATCTTTCTCGCCAACGAGCGGCCGCCCAGATGCCCGCCGCAtgagccttggtgtacctcttgcaGAATATAGTCCACATCCTCCGGGCCAACACATTTAAGCAGAGGCCTGAAGAACGCTTTTTTGTAGAACTGGTCGCCAATGAGGACGAACCGACCAGCTCTCCTTCTGAGCAGATGCGCTTCCAACCGATCGGGAGGCGTTGCTCCTGACTTCAGAAATTCTGTTATAGCCGTCCGCCAGTCATTTGGAAATGTGagcccctcca encodes the following:
- the LOC122044292 gene encoding uncharacterized protein LOC122044292, which produces MEGLTFPNDWRTAITEFLKSGATPPDRLEAHLLRRRAGRFVLIGDQFYKKAFFRPLLKCVGPEDVDYILQEVHQGSCGGHLGGRSLARKILLAGYFWPTLQEDTVATCLSCQKYHNFSHRPAEELKTSTVSCSFDQWGMDIVGPFPMRLISDNGRQFLGQQLKEWCEEYDIQQAFTSVAYPQSNGRVIPRSFQVGDLVWKKVKSVGDVTKLGAPWVGPFKIVEKLRSGAYYLEDEDRWKLERPWNASHLQPYRAG